The Amaranthus tricolor cultivar Red isolate AtriRed21 chromosome 2, ASM2621246v1, whole genome shotgun sequence genome contains the following window.
CAATATAGGTATCTTCAATGGGGCACAATGAGCcttaaacaaatataaatggcACCAAGAAGGACACATAATGAGCTCAAAGatcccttttatatttttttgtggacatgcattattttatatatgagcaATTTGACTAGAGTAAGGAGGGAGTTTATCACCCCAATTATCCTAATAAGATCTATAAAGAGTACGGGAAAAGTTTTGGAGAATTCTGAGACAGGCCCGAGATTGATCCAAAATGCCTCCTTTATAAGGCTATAATTCACGCTTTTTGGTGTTATGAAAAGTTTTTATGGCAATGTGAGAATGTAACATCAAAATGCTCGTTAGGTTACCACGTGCCTAAGACAACTCTAAATGGCACCAATAAGGCCACATAACAAGCTCGAAGAACCCTGTTGTAAGTCTTGGTATACACACTTTTGTATATGCGAGTAATTTGGCTAAAATAAGGAGGTTTTATCATCCTCTATATCACGATAGAACCTATAAGAAAAGTGTGGTGAAAATATTCAACAATTTAGGTAGGTTCTAATTTTCCAATTTCAAAGGATATAACTCACGTTTACAAGGAGTTTTAGATAGTTTCGATGTCATTGTGAAAAAGCAATATAGGAATCCTTAAAACTTCATTTATTCACTCTTCAAAATAGATTAACCATAAAGACAACaccattataaattaaaatcaatcaaGTAAAACTGAACAATTCATACAAAAATAAGCTTCATAATCTTCCTAATATCAAATGAAATTACCAATTAGCAAATGCGAAAAAAACCCAACAACTAAATCATAAAACTCACAGTTTTCAAGGTACATACCATGAAAATTGAAACTATTCTGGGCATAAATAGCAGATGAAGCATGAAACTGAGTTGGGTAAAGAATGTTTGGTCTTTTGAAGGAAAACCCAGAAATTTGGGTTCTTTTAATGggaattttgaaattaaaagaagTAATTGAGACATTTGAAGAATGGTTAGTGAGTGAATGGAGGTTTGGTGCAATGGTAGCCATAGCTTTCTTCAATTCAAGGACACTTGACTGCGAGTGAGCGCAGGAGATGAGTGTAAGAAGAAATCGGATAAGCCccttctttttaaaattttgctaAGTGATGCTTTAATGAGCCCAATTTAATggcatttttagtttttttattttttatttcaaaagaCGGTATTAAGTTATAAAATTAGTGTTTGGTTGGTTAAAGTGATTAATAGAGAAATGAACAAATTAAATAGGTCTATTTAACCATTTCatggtgagactgtctcacactagacaagtgatttttattttggctttcTGACTGTGGATTTTTGGTTGGTCAATTGCAAAAagatattttaattaatgacttttcaatcaatcaaataaaaattttacttttaaattaaaataaaaaaaattcttagttttttttattggctttCGTGGAATGAAAataattctttaaaaaataatttctaaattagaatcaatatataataattagcaTTAGTTATACATAACAAATACTTCATTTGCATTGTGATTGTACTTTTCTTATATCAATAACTAAAGAAACATTGTTATTTGCTactcaattgttttttttttccataattgTTTTGAGGAACTATAATCCTTGAACTTGTAATTTAATAACTAATTTAGAGCTCCAATTTTTTAAACTAAGTATCATTTAACCTAACTTATTTTGATTGATATAATCATTATATATTTAGCactgtaatttttaaaatcgtCAAATCTATATTAAGTTGatcatttaatataattatttaaaattcgtTGTTGAGTGTAATCATATTTTCTAAGGGAGGAATAAATGTTTATTCAAGTCATCGAGTAGTTGAATTAGGTGTTTTGAGTTAGTTGAAAATCAAGTGATGTGTCCTTATTAATTTCCACATAATTGCAAATGCATTTATAAAGTCAGGTTTAAGTCGAGTTCGATTATAAGTTTTTGTTAAACATGTGTAGCAAGGAAATATTGCATCAtcacaaacataaaaaatagaGTTCCAAACCCAACTAAAAAAGGGTAGCTTCCAATTCCATGCAAAATAGATACATTTTGAGCCAACTCAAAGTGGGAAATTAGGTTACAATGTAGCAAAAGATCAGTATAGCTTCTACAACAATGCCTTGTTTGGCTAACACTACACAGATACAGCAATTAGTTCTACTCTCCAACCATCATACACAATCATTTCAAACAAAGAAGCAAAAAGGATAAATACTCCAACAAAAGCTACAGAAACATACTCGACGACACCTAGGAGGCTGGCGGCTGGTGGCTGGCCTATTCGAGGGTAAGAACAGGGTTAAAACCATGCTTGTTATTTTTGTCTTTACGTCTTAATGTTGAACGACATCATTCTGTACAGAGTTTAGCTCCAAATCGAGAGATAGAACGGACTGATAGATGCTTCGAGGGTGTAATCAGCAACCTCTGTTATATTTTGTGTGATTAAACGGACTCCACGTACACTTGATGTAAACTAGAAGGTTCCAAAATTGTGTTCTTTAGTCGTACACCCGATATATGCAACTGAATTGTACACAACCGTTAAAAGGTCCTAACTAAATTTACAGCAGAAGGTTCTGTAGTCGTAGTTCACTCTTGATGATGATAGCCCTGTATCAACATCTTGATTCCAGCTTAGGTTGCAATTCATTATGCGTCGTTATCTACTGGAAAGCAAATAAGACAAGTATGTAAGTTCCCGGTAATTGTACAACCAGCCCGTCTtttatgagaccatctcaccgTAAGACGGGTTCATAAAAGgcccattagtaaaaaaaaaacattaaaaaaaacaatgaaaactgAACTCCCACTTGTACAGGAAGcagttttttcttaaaatagttTGGGCTAACCCAATTGAagtcgtctcatggtgagacgacctccataaaaaattaatgtatgTACAACACATCAAGAGCAAAGAAAATCGAAAGAGATTGATGTTAAAATGGCAACGTTTTTCGAGACTTTTGTAGAGATAGTACGGGCAAACAAACAAAACAGTAAGAACCCATAAGCATAGTTGTTTCCGTATAATACTATACTAAGTAAATTAGATCATAAACGCTAACTCGCCAAGCAATTACAAGTTTACGACATCTTAAGAGTCCAAATTAAAGAGATTTGCACATCACGAGCAAGAGGCAATGGATGTTAAAAGTTGAAGCAATGGTGAGTGACAAGATGTAATCAGAAAAAGAGTGACGGGTGAAGAGAAAGGCACCCGAAAAAGATGGAGGTTGAAGGATGAATGTATTAGGCATCGAAGGGGAGTGGGGTCACAAAGAAAAAATAGTCATTCAGATAACGAGCACTTACTTTCTTTGTGAGTGATGTATGAAGGGGGTCCCAAAGCAATTCGATATATGATgtgaaatttacaaaaaaaaaatgatgtaaaaatatGAGAAATTACCGAATTTGTACGTGGCAAAACAATATCTACAAGGTTTTGATCAATGGATATTGGAAGCTCTTGCATCTGGCCAAGTTTTTCGGAAAGCTCTCTCATGCTGCAGTGATATAAAGATTGTAATGAAAACATAGAAAGAAACACGGCAAGTTTGTATTCTAATAACTGATGGGAATACATTTTACATACTCATTTATGATGGCATGAACATTATTAATGTTCTCTCTTGCATGACGAAAGAGGTCGATGTTATTCTGCAACTgaacaaataaatttattagtaaTTATACCGGTCAAGTTGCATACATTCGAGTATTCGATCCCTCCAAACATCATCCTGGCGGGAGCCACTTGACATGTTGCTGATTATCAACCATCCTTGACATCATACctagtatatcccgctcatagaagctATGACCAGGGTTTGAGGAGGGTTAGACGGCGGTGGGCCATACCCTTATCAAAAGAGATAAAAAGGTTGCGGCCAATGAACAGCAATTGACACCAAATTTTAAGGCAAAGAAATTAGGAGAAATCGATAACAATATAAGATGGAGCCATGGGGGGTGCGCTTGAGTACTTCCAAAGCAAAATATTGAGATATCAACAAAAACTCTTCACGGATGTGTTCAATATGTAGTTCAAAAAAGAAAGGCCCCACATTCAGGAAGAAGAAGCTCACCTTTAGCAATGAAAGGTTACTATTAATAAGATTAAAGGCTTGGACATTCTGCTCTAAAAGCTGCTTTGCTTTGCTAGtcaacactgaacaatgaaaaatacaaGCACAAGGTTCAATATCAAAAAACAGAAACTGAAACGTGCATCAttgttacaacttacaacataaacaaaaaagaCTGCATGCTCAACCAACTGAATAGATGAACTTCACAGACACAACAACACAATGATCGTAGTCATGGAATTGTCTAAACCACTCAGTCAAATCGATTTCAAGCATTAACATTTTCGATTCCAAAAGAGGAACGCTCATTGATGGTACGTCAATTGGCTTGTGGAAAATAAAGAATTTACTAGGAAATCCAACTTCACTTTTCGTCTCAACTCCCAAGTccataataaaatttacatatttcTGCACAAGTTTAATCCTAAATATCTTTAAATACATATGATTAAAAAgtctaaaaagttaaaattatgaaaatatgcatcaAGCCGAATCAAATAAGAGTtcacttgaatatattttacACCATACACAAACAACTACATCCAAAACAAGATCAATTGATGAAACCAGAGGAAGTATTTAACCAGAAAAACAAGTGTATATAAATATACCTATGGAATCTGCATTTCCAACAATTCTTTGCAACATCGAcatgatttttatttgtttaaaagttGCTGATGATGTTTACTACTAAgggtcaatcgaaaacaacctctttgttatcactaacaagggtaaggttgcgcaCATACGATCTCTCAAAGCCCACCAAGGTGGGAGCcgcttaatggcattggggaaATAGAATGTTAAATGTTAAAAACGTCATTTTTATAAGAGTTGAATAAGATAGTCAAACTGTTTCCTATCACACACACCATATAAGCCAAGACATTATTGTTACTCACTTAAGCTGTGGTGAGACAGAGCTACATTGCACAAAATATGAATTACCCAATGTCACTACATAGTCCACAACTAGATGGGATTAGGAGGCTTGAAAGTACGCAATAGCACCCTTGATTGCAGACTACAAAAACTATTGATCTACATGAAATTAGGAGATATGTTAGATTTGTATTAATCAATACTCCTTACTTCCCTTCTTAAACAACCACCTTTATCCCAAGGACATCCCAAGAATTTCAGCCACCATAGATACCAAAAGCAATACTATATGATAAACTAAAACCCGCAATGATAACGTTGTTGGAAAAGTTATGTACATACATAATTCAACACAAAAGGATAGGCAAATTTTCTTCCACATTAGTCAATTATCTGAGGGCGAACGAAGATGAAAAAATAGGTTAGTCTAACATAAACGAAGATTAAATTTCATTTGTACAAGGCACAAACATTGGCCATAAAaagctgaaaaaaaaaagacctTGGCATTTAACACGCTGGTTCTGGTCCATTTGGTTCGATTGATGAGAATATGGTGTCATGTTCATGCTAGGTATTGAAGCCGAAGGCATATTAGTCTTTGAAGAAGATTCCACAAACTTATCCTGGAAAAGTTTCATGATTAGTGTACAGTTTATCCGTAGCAAATACAAGACAAACTAGCAAGCAGAGACAACATGTTTTATGAAAAGTCCGCATAAATTTCGTGTATGTTTGTctcctataatataataatctatcataaaaataatctttcaaattaaacataAAGGAAATGCATACAACTAAAATCTACTCTGGAAACCATACCTTTCTGTAATTTCCCTTCCTTCCCAAGTGACATTCCTCTTGTTTTCTCCGCTTCCTCTGTGGAAGAATACAATCATAAATGTAAGAATCAAATAAAAGCAATGTTTTGATAAACAAACTTCAATTGTTTCTAAACACTAGAATTCAAAAATACTATAGCTACAAGGCTCAATAAATGAGTTTCCATCAGAGAAATAAACAATAGAGATTGATCTAACTACTTAAAAGTCTAAAATAATGGAATAAAAGACATGAGCTTGCCACCTTCACTTTAAGATCTTTGTCAATCACAACCTTAAAGCATGAATGAGCTTTCCGATTTCTCACTATTTACATGTATTGGTATCTAAATAACTAAATATTGTCATAAAAGTCAAAATGATAGTCACCCTAGCTTTGGgatttgtgcaaaaaaaaacatctTTCCTAAAATGTAAGTAATGGTAAATAACTACTACAAAGGTTCTCTCAACAAATCCATACCATTCTTAAATCTTAATTATAATATGGTCGATCAATGTGACTTATTCTAAATGAATGAAGTTGTAAGCAAATCCACAAAGGGTCCCCCTCAAAAGAACATAGAGAAGAGAACTggttgaaaaaataaatgactTAAAAAAGAAGAAATGGAGCAAAAAGATACAAAAACCCAGTAAACATTGACAAGGaaacatatataacaaatataagaTTTAGAGAAGAAACCAGTAAACAACTAGAGTAGAAGAGTGCAAAACCCTGCTTACTTGGGTTGACTCAAAAAAGCTAAGGACTCTAACCACCTATCAAGGGCTACCATTTCAATCATTTGCTAGATGAGCGAATTGTTATCTACTCCACGCTGCCTAAATCTTTTTAAGTGGATATCTTCTTCCAAAGTCCCGCCTCTACACGAATGTTCAAACTTCAATGCATGTTCGATGATTGACCCAAGATAGGTAGTGTCACATCCTACGCATTCATctaaattatacataattttaaaCCCTAGCACCCTGAATTatcttttcaaaataaaaaacgaACCCTAGCATCTCTATCACAATATGCTAACATGAGACTAAAGGAAAGATATGAGGAGCAACTAGATGCTTCAGCTTAAAGTATATAGAATATGCAACTTCCTCACAAAGAAAATGGCTCAACTTTGTCTTTATCTACAATCCTGTAGGGAGCTTCAGTtacaagaaaaattaataatgaatggGCCGTAGGTGAAAGTGTGCCATATATGAAACATTATGGAAGTTTTAGAATGGTCTGTTTAACAACGACTTTGTTTTATGCCTtccaatttaaaatatgaaaagcCTGGTCTAGTTGTACATCTCCAAAttcaaatagaatttttttccCAAATTTACAAAGCCTTAAAACCACAGATGGGAAAATTGGATCATAAAACAAAATTGACAGATTTCAATCTCTCAAAGGCATAGTCATGAGACATCATATACAACAATTAAAGGATATGAGTTGCTTCACTAACTAACCGAGAAACTGACAGCCTCAATGGCATAAGCTAAAGTACTTATGTTCATACATCATACCAAggaaaaaacaacaataaccaagaCTCTCTTTGACCCAAGTCTCCAAAAGACTGAAACCAGTAACCATACAATTTACGGGGGAATCGGAAAGAGAAGATAAAAGAGCCTAAATTTTCTACACGATTCATCATTGTGATTGAATTCCTTCCTTCTTACCTTGAAAGTCTGATACTAGAGTGATTCAGTGATCACATGAATTGGTTGTACTACATTTTACATCCAAATGGACTTTCTATCTTATGACAAAAAGCATTATAACAGCCTCATTCCTACAAGTATGTAACACGCTTATCCTTCAATCGCAGAAAATAGTCTAATCTACAAATATCCATATCCACCCATAACAGTGGATTACCTTAATTGTGGATCCCTTCAATAATTGCCCCAATTCTTCTCACTTAGGGCAAGGGATATCTCTGATATGATCTTCTGCATCTGACAAGGCCCTATGAAGTTTTGCATCAATAATTACAACAAGCATCATAATGGACCACCAccaagaaaaggaaaaattagaACAAACTAAGGCAATAGAACACTTAATCTGCAACACACTCAGAAGAGCAAAGAGTGAAGCCCTTCCCTAGTGTTCGGAACAAGAAGGTATCAGAAATTTTCTAATCATCTGTGAGTCATTTTCAGACACGAGTTTTGCCCGAAAAAATTCTTAGGAGACAACTTCAGATATTTAGTGGCAGTTAAGTAGTAGAAAAATACTATAAATGTAGTTGAAAGATCTAGCAGTGGTTTTAAAAAAGCATTTACGGCAGCCGACAACACGAATGAAAGCTCTTCCCCAACCTCACTAAGACCTCGAGAAGGTGTTTAATTTCCTAATAAATGTCGTCTCCAACGTCAAAACTTGAAGGTCACATGTGAGTTGAGACATGTCACTCACGTGCAAGTGTGACTTAATATTCATGGTAAACATCAGGTAAAGGTCCACTCAAAAAAGGAATTGGCAAAATTAAGCACATGCACGTGAATAGGCAATGAGCATAGTGTTTTTGAAAGAAGGGTAAAAGTTGCTACTGCAATAAGCAAATTTTTTCCTTTGATTTATGGAAACTTCTCATCTTtactattttcaaaataatataatcaGTTACTATCAACCATAGATGATATGAGGCTTTCGCTGTTAtaatcaaaagaaataaaaacaaatatgatATTGTTTGAAATTTCTTTGGGGATTATTAGATTAGAAAGCACTAAACAGTATGAAAACCTATACCATACTTCTATTAAAACTGAAAAAAATCAACTATCAATGCCTAAAACACAAGAAGCTAACAAATTTATCATGACAACTCAATAAAGCCAGGGGAGATTGAATGGTAGAACAAGAAAAAGAATGGACAGCTCACCGTCATCCACCGACATCTAAGAGCAACATCACGTACAGTTTTGTCCCGCAAAAGAGCGGCAATCTTGATATACTTCATGATACTAGGTTCATCCTTATACCTGAGGTTAGCATAAAACTGTCAATTTCAGATGTTTTTAAATCCATCTATCAATCAATAGTTTTCCTAATTGTACTTAATACCAAGGTATTCGAGGATATAAGATTCCATTAACCGGTGCACAGCAAACAGAAATTATCAGAAGCCAACATAAATGTCGAAATCATTAACATGGTATCAACATGATAACCTAATCATTTAAAACAGTTAGATATTCTTCCATTATTAAGTAAAGTTGGGAATTACTACTTTCCGACATTTCTAACATTAATACGAGTTTTTGACACAAAATCAATACTTAGAATTGTAAACCACAAACACATTCAATGCCAAACTTAAAAGCTCAACCACTAGAAGTAATCTCGAGAACAGAATACTAACTTGATAAGTGCTTCCTCCAATTTGAACTGTTCTTCCTCGGTCCATTCCACAGCAAGACCCGCGTCATGTTTCAACCCAGGAACCGAATCCAAAAGCAGGGAACCAGATGAATTCCCACCTTGTGTTGTGCTAGGACTGCTACTACCAATGATGCTAGAATTATCACAAAACATTAGATTCCCACTACCACCATTCATCCCATAATAATTACCAATCGGGATCATCTCAGACATGCTATTCACAGCCCCCGACTGAAACGATATAGCATGCCGGTGCAAACCGGAGCTCAGAGAATCTTCCTGGTGAAAACTGGTATTAGACTCAGCTGCCATCTCAACCTTCACTCAACAAATTTGGAAAGTACAACACCAAAAAAGAACCTTACTTTATGTTGTCACATAATCACATTGCGTGAAAACTACACCTAGTAAACAGAGACATCTCAATTAAAGCTAGGAACAAAAAATACTCAAAAAAGTGCAAACTAACTTCAGCCAAAGATTAATAACCTCACAGTACCATGGAATCTAAGATAGTAAAGTCAAAAAGATGATTAAACCCAAATATAAGACAATAAAATTGAATAACATAATCTAATTTcaatccaaaaaaaattgtaaattgcCAAAGATATCAAACATAAGAccataaatttaaaaacataatctAAATTATATCCTAAAAGACTAATTTTCCAAAGAAATCAAATATATGAACATAAAAGTAGAACAACCCACAAAAAATTGAGTAAAAAAAGATCAAAAGGTTCAAAAACCAGTAAAAATTCAGCTCTAAACAACTTCAAATCCAAAACCCAGAAAAACCCAGAAGCagaaaatcatcaaaaacatctcaaaagatacaaatc
Protein-coding sequences here:
- the LOC130806115 gene encoding uncharacterized protein LOC130806115 isoform X2, which produces MAAESNTSFHQEDSLSSGLHRHAISFQSGAVNSMSEMIPIGNYYGMNGGSGNLMFCDNSSIIGSSSPSTTQGGNSSGSLLLDSVPGLKHDAGLAVEWTEEEQFKLEEALIKYKDEPSIMKYIKIAALLRDKTVRDVALRCRWMTRKRRKQEECHLGRKGNYRKDKFVESSSKTNMPSASIPSMNMTPYSHQSNQMDQNQRVKCQVLTSKAKQLLEQNVQAFNLINSNLSLLKLQNNIDLFRHARENINNVHAIINDMRELSEKLGQMQELPISIDQNLVDIVLPRTNS
- the LOC130806115 gene encoding uncharacterized protein LOC130806115 isoform X3, with protein sequence MSEMIPIGNYYGMNGGSGNLMFCDNSSIIGSSSPSTTQGGNSSGSLLLDSVPGLKHDAGLAVEWTEEEQFKLEEALIKYKDEPSIMKYIKIAALLRDKTVRDVALRCRWMTRKRRKQEECHLGRKGNYRKDKFVESSSKTNMPSASIPSMNMTPYSHQSNQMDQNQRVKCQVLTSKAKQLLEQNVQAFNLINSNLSLLKLQNNIDLFRHARENINNVHAIINDMRELSEKLGQMQELPISIDQNLVDIVLPRTNSITTHNELQPKLESRC
- the LOC130806115 gene encoding uncharacterized protein LOC130806115 isoform X1 — protein: MAAESNTSFHQEDSLSSGLHRHAISFQSGAVNSMSEMIPIGNYYGMNGGSGNLMFCDNSSIIGSSSPSTTQGGNSSGSLLLDSVPGLKHDAGLAVEWTEEEQFKLEEALIKYKDEPSIMKYIKIAALLRDKTVRDVALRCRWMTRKRRKQEECHLGRKGNYRKDKFVESSSKTNMPSASIPSMNMTPYSHQSNQMDQNQRVKCQVLTSKAKQLLEQNVQAFNLINSNLSLLKLQNNIDLFRHARENINNVHAIINDMRELSEKLGQMQELPISIDQNLVDIVLPRTNSITTHNELQPKLESRC
- the LOC130806115 gene encoding uncharacterized protein LOC130806115 isoform X4, producing the protein MSEMIPIGNYYGMNGGSGNLMFCDNSSIIGSSSPSTTQGGNSSGSLLLDSVPGLKHDAGLAVEWTEEEQFKLEEALIKYKDEPSIMKYIKIAALLRDKTVRDVALRCRWMTRKRRKQEECHLGRKGNYRKDKFVESSSKTNMPSASIPSMNMTPYSHQSNQMDQNQRVKCQVLTSKAKQLLEQNVQAFNLINSNLSLLKLQNNIDLFRHARENINNVHAIINDMRELSEKLGQMQELPISIDQNLVDIVLPRTNS